The following is a genomic window from Rhinatrema bivittatum chromosome 12, aRhiBiv1.1, whole genome shotgun sequence.
AAATGCTTACAAGGGCTGAAAGTTCCTTGCAAAGTCTTATCCTCCTGTGCAAGCTTCCGTTGTGCTGCTCATTCTCTTCTTCATCAAGCCTCCTGGTCATCTCCAAACCTTCATCTTCATCGGTTACATCTCCTTCAGAATCGGCATTCTCGGGAGGCAGTTTTTTCCCCTTGATTAAAATtttccctttcagtttttctggaGATGGAAGGTATGTTTCATGTGGATTTGGAGGCTCTGTATAGAGCTTATCTCCAAGAATCTTTCTCAAACATTGCGCCATCAGTTTCTGCTGTTTTACAGAGCAGTGTACCACCAGGCAAAGGATCAATGGATACTCAGATGCTTCAAATGCATACTGATTTATTGCGCTAATGACACTTCGAAAGGCTACTTGCGATGTCACAGAATGGCCAATGTATATCAGTGGTTCATTATCAGGGCCATCCCATACTATCAGTTCAATACTCCGACACCCCATTTTCAGAGCATGGATATATCCACTTATATCAGAAGTCCCCCAAAAGTTGTCTTCTAGCAGGCAAGTACTGTGAGCAGAATTAATATAATAATGAGATAGGGGATGGGTCATAGCCTGGCAGACTCTCTTATGCTGAGGGTCAAATATGTAGCATTCAGAAGAAAGGAGGTAGCGTGTAAAACCATCAATAGTGAGGTAACCCTTCTCCCGGCCTTCTTTTGAAGGCTCATATTTGTTAATAATTTCTAAAGACATGTCTTCAGTTACCCCTTCCATACCTTGTTCAACCTCTACAAAGATCATCAAGTCCTTCACATCAAGGTATTCTTTGTTGCTAGAGAACTgtaccaaaaggaaaaaaatctcagGCCTAGTACAGAGTTCAAGGTAGGCCTCTACAAATGTGTCACATGTGATATCACCAAATTTTTCATTGATCTTTTGGATCTCTTTAAATTTGAGTTCAATCTTTGAGGTTTTCATACCCGGATTTAAGCCTTTGATGAGCTGAATAGCTCTGGAGACAAGTAGCTGCCCTTCTTTGTTCATATCTGCTACATCAAAAAGTGAGGCAACCCAGGATGTTCTCAGACTCGTTTGATTTGTGTCTGGGACATCAAGAGTATGCTTTCCATAGGAGACCAGGTACCTTAGTCCCATCACCCAGGTGTTCACAATATCTGCTGTGCTGGCCACAAGATCTAAAGACTCGTAATTCTCTCCATAAATAATTGAGAAAGCACATTCATCCGGAAACTGGTCCGAGAGACCATTACTTCGCAGAACTGGGGTTTTCTTCCCTAGCCTGACTtcccgaattgatttgatttccAGTTTAGCTTTCTCTGAATCTTTCTTGGATGGTTCCCACCTGAGAAAGCGCATGTCAGGATCCAGAAGAAAGAAGCGGTTGTACATCCTTGAGTTGGAACGCACTTTCTTCATCTCACAGCCTTCCATCATGAAGGAGATGCAAGCTGCAGTGCTGTTGAATTTCCGATCATTGGGCATTGTGCTGAAGGACACAGTCTTCTTCTGTTTCTGTCGAGATCCATCctgtgaaggagaaaaaaaaaaaagtgacacatCCATTCAGTGCAGAGGAAGAAAGAAGCGTAAATTGCTTCATACACGTTACCTAAAGCACTGCCTCCTGCTGTGGGGGATCAAGTGCCACCCTTACCATGACCTTCAGCCTGGCTGGGTTAAATCTGCAGACCCAGCTCAATGACTGCCATGCTCCACCCAGTACCCGCAAGGGGATTTGTGGATAATCCTCCCACAAACTCGCAGCTTGCTAACAGAGGTCAAATATCAATCTGTGGAGCACAGATACGTCCAGCAGGTCTCCACGTGCAAAGGAAGAGCCACCATAAGTGCATTCCATAAAAAGGAAGT
Proteins encoded in this region:
- the LOC115073856 gene encoding inactive phospholipase C-like protein 2 isoform X4 encodes the protein MAAHARGSGAVGREALLAPSRAGDEPPANGRCRAESPRPGRGSRENSAERSPRAASHRTPGIMKDGSRQKQKKTVSFSTMPNDRKFNSTAACISFMMEGCEMKKVRSNSRMYNRFFLLDPDMRFLRWEPSKKDSEKAKLEIKSIREVRLGKKTPVLRSNGLSDQFPDECAFSIIYGENYESLDLVASTADIVNTWVMGLRYLVSYGKHTLDVPDTNQTSLRTSWVASLFDVADMNKEGQLLVSRAIQLIKGLNPGMKTSKIELKFKEIQKINEKFGDITCDTFVEAYLELCTRPEIFFLLVQFSSNKEYLDVKDLMIFVEVEQGMEGVTEDMSLEIINKYEPSKEGREKGYLTIDGFTRYLLSSECYIFDPQHKRVCQAMTHPLSHYYINSAHSTCLLEDNFWGTSDISGYIHALKMGCRSIELIVWDGPDNEPLIYIGHSVTSQVAFRSVISAINQYAFEASEYPLILCLVVHCSVKQQKLMAQCLRKILGDKLYTEPPNPHETYLPSPEKLKGKILIKGKKLPPENADSEGDVTDEDEGLEMTRRLDEEENEQHNGSLHRRIRLCKELSALVSICQSLQFQDFEVSKREQKYWEMCSFNEVVASRFANEYPEDFVSYNKRFLSRIYPSSMRIDASNMNPQDFWKCGCQIVAMNYQTPGLMMDLNTGWFRQNGNCGYVLRPSIMREEVSYFSANTKDSLPGVSAQLLHIKVISGQNLPKPKGSGAKGDVVEPYVYMEIHGIPADCAEQRTKTITQNGDNPIFDESFEFQINLPELAVLRLVVLDDDYIGDEFIAQYTIPFECLQSGYRHVPLQSLTGEFLSNTTLFVHIAVTNRRGGGKAHKRGISVRKGKRVREYTTTKATGIKAVDEVFRTAAQPLREATDLRENVQMIHTSRTLIESSDAVHAKLIQVQQTGLDFHEDFHRIGAKEGLKGRKLQKAAESFAWNITVLKGQADLLKQAKHEALDNLRQIHYTGQSCGIGKNSSASPDLFRLRTTLEPIPEAEAGSDTGPC
- the LOC115073856 gene encoding inactive phospholipase C-like protein 2 isoform X3; this translates as MQDGSRQKQKKTVSFSTMPNDRKFNSTAACISFMMEGCEMKKVRSNSRMYNRFFLLDPDMRFLRWEPSKKDSEKAKLEIKSIREVRLGKKTPVLRSNGLSDQFPDECAFSIIYGENYESLDLVASTADIVNTWVMGLRYLVSYGKHTLDVPDTNQTSLRTSWVASLFDVADMNKEGQLLVSRAIQLIKGLNPGMKTSKIELKFKEIQKINEKFGDITCDTFVEAYLELCTRPEIFFLLVQFSSNKEYLDVKDLMIFVEVEQGMEGVTEDMSLEIINKYEPSKEGREKGYLTIDGFTRYLLSSECYIFDPQHKRVCQAMTHPLSHYYINSAHSTCLLEDNFWGTSDISGYIHALKMGCRSIELIVWDGPDNEPLIYIGHSVTSQVAFRSVISAINQYAFEASEYPLILCLVVHCSVKQQKLMAQCLRKILGDKLYTEPPNPHETYLPSPEKLKGKILIKGKKLPPENADSEGDVTDEDEGLEMTRRLDEEENEQHNGSLHRRIRLCKELSALVSICQSLQFQDFEVSKREQKYWEMCSFNEVVASRFANEYPEDFVSYNKRFLSRIYPSSMRIDASNMNPQDFWKCGCQIVAMNYQTPGLMMDLNTGWFRQNGNCGYVLRPSIMREEVSYFSANTKDSLPGVSAQLLHIKVISGQNLPKPKGSGAKGDVVEPYVYMEIHGIPADCAEQRTKTITQNGDNPIFDESFEFQINLPELAVLRLVVLDDDYIGDEFIAQYTIPFECLQSGYRHVPLQSLTGEFLSNTTLFVHIAVTNRRGGGKAHKRGISVRKGKRVREYTTTKATGIKAVDEVFRTAAQPLREATDLRENVQNALVSFKELCGLSPAANMKQCILTVSAWLLSSGNTPTVTLNLGTQYPAMEAHGPIPELLRKLLTSYEGMIHTSRTLIESSDAVHAKLIQVQQTGLDFHEDFHRIGAKEGLKGRKLQKAAESFAWNITVLKGQADLLKQAKHEALDNLRQIHYTGQSCGIGKNSSASPDLFRLRTTLEPIPEAEAGSDTGPC